From Denitrovibrio acetiphilus DSM 12809, the proteins below share one genomic window:
- a CDS encoding YkvA family protein: MENEETVIRRNQMEDKAMEKAYSEESMWKKLKEFAIKAGGSVVYAVLLLYYTMKLKEIPLKIKAVIMGALGYFILPLDVIPDAIPGAGFTDDLGVLVAAIVTVATYIDEEVRNTAKDKLKDWFGEDSVGEHIASIDEKLS, from the coding sequence ATGGAAAATGAAGAAACAGTTATTAGGAGAAATCAAATGGAAGATAAAGCAATGGAAAAAGCATATTCTGAAGAATCTATGTGGAAAAAGTTAAAAGAGTTTGCGATTAAGGCCGGAGGCAGTGTCGTTTACGCAGTATTATTGCTTTATTACACAATGAAGCTTAAAGAAATACCTTTAAAAATAAAAGCAGTAATTATGGGTGCTTTAGGATATTTCATTTTGCCACTTGATGTAATACCAGACGCAATTCCAGGAGCAGGTTTTACTGACGATCTTGGTGTCCTTGTCGCAGCTATTGTAACTGTAGCAACCTATATTGATGAAGAAGTCCGCAATACAGCAAAAGATAAACTTAAGGATTGGTTTGGAGAAGACTCTGTAGGAGAGCACATCGCATCCATTGATGAAAAACTGAGCTAG
- a CDS encoding dynamin family protein, with amino-acid sequence MNPIELSEKLETIVGEHAELLANEAKSLKDEYAIISPDALQKAVDEINAENRLLRIGIVGRVKAGKSSLLNAILFDGESILPKAATPMTAALTQITYGDTLAAEVEFFTQKDIDEIKNDYELVEKMIDKKLNELIQKNQEKSHKTKENVPNPDDFGLREKAIRAVKRDCEGNISLIAAHEQFQKMAESTVKYQELESNIVINSSSLNNLQNELIDYVGADGKYMPFTKSVHLRLPQENLKDISLVDTPGINDPVQSREGRTRELLKFCDVIFIVSPSGQFFSNEDTELLDRITSKEGLRELYVVASQIDLQLYGNLKKENNGVLNAVVEKASFIISDHMVSTLEDIKKDHPEIGNAYDQLINDKDFRLIFSSGICETLIKDFDDRSKWDSGACKAWENLLKNYPDYFSDADRQLSLENLKMLSNKTKLLNIIDDVRRKKDEILQMRVNDFLDAKKQSLITYRNELGKYVHGQVELIKNSNIHQLGEKKEKLNILKEKSSGLVDEEYQTLVDEVERKIIRELNSKLETYFHETDSKVSGSVKTESETYTVNKSGVRSWLARKLWGGGTETKTRTYNTVRVGAVKGAIEELTLKIERELDLHSRDILAEWKKHLQVVITKKLRESIDDSYIDINNILRALRNVINSAKIPDFTYEGYLPDSLSDKKEDNISSRGFLGLRGFSGSSHGKVSGTLTGDRADDFIDEVGEYILKFKKEVGRDIKSFATSLDKNFKNINFSRELFGYIDDEIIQLEEQINNKTVTLENYSRVTKKLGDAV; translated from the coding sequence ATGAATCCTATAGAATTGTCTGAAAAACTTGAAACTATTGTTGGGGAACACGCTGAACTTCTTGCGAATGAAGCAAAATCTTTGAAAGATGAATATGCTATCATATCACCAGATGCTTTACAAAAAGCTGTCGATGAAATTAACGCAGAAAACAGGTTGCTACGTATTGGTATCGTTGGTCGTGTTAAAGCCGGGAAATCATCACTGCTGAATGCAATATTATTTGATGGAGAATCTATACTGCCTAAAGCTGCCACACCAATGACTGCTGCTCTGACTCAGATAACTTACGGTGATACACTGGCTGCGGAAGTTGAATTCTTTACGCAGAAGGATATTGATGAGATTAAGAACGATTATGAATTAGTTGAAAAAATGATAGATAAGAAGCTGAACGAACTCATTCAGAAAAACCAAGAAAAATCACATAAAACAAAAGAAAATGTACCGAACCCAGATGATTTTGGGTTAAGGGAAAAAGCCATAAGAGCAGTCAAAAGAGATTGTGAGGGTAATATCAGCCTGATAGCAGCTCATGAACAATTCCAGAAAATGGCAGAATCAACTGTTAAGTATCAAGAACTTGAGTCCAACATAGTGATAAACAGCAGTTCTCTGAATAATTTGCAAAATGAACTGATAGATTATGTCGGGGCTGACGGTAAATATATGCCTTTTACAAAGAGCGTTCATCTCAGGCTTCCTCAGGAAAACCTCAAAGATATTTCTCTTGTTGATACACCAGGAATAAATGATCCTGTTCAATCCAGAGAAGGGAGAACGAGAGAACTTCTGAAGTTTTGTGATGTTATCTTTATAGTTAGTCCGTCCGGTCAGTTTTTTAGTAATGAAGATACTGAGTTGCTTGATAGAATAACGTCTAAAGAAGGTCTCAGAGAATTATATGTAGTAGCCAGCCAGATAGATCTTCAACTATATGGAAATTTAAAAAAAGAGAATAACGGAGTCCTGAATGCGGTGGTAGAGAAGGCCTCTTTTATAATTTCGGATCACATGGTGTCTACTCTTGAAGATATCAAAAAAGATCATCCTGAAATCGGAAATGCATATGATCAACTAATAAATGATAAAGATTTTAGGCTTATATTTTCATCAGGGATATGTGAAACATTAATTAAGGATTTTGATGATAGGTCTAAATGGGACTCTGGAGCCTGTAAAGCATGGGAAAATCTATTAAAGAATTATCCAGACTACTTTTCAGATGCCGACAGACAGCTATCTCTTGAAAATTTAAAAATGCTTTCAAATAAAACAAAATTACTAAACATAATCGATGATGTCAGGAGAAAAAAAGATGAAATTTTACAAATGAGAGTCAATGATTTTCTTGATGCTAAAAAGCAATCCCTAATCACTTATAGGAATGAACTGGGAAAATATGTTCACGGGCAGGTTGAACTTATTAAGAACAGCAATATTCATCAGCTTGGAGAAAAGAAAGAAAAATTAAATATATTAAAAGAGAAGTCTTCAGGTTTAGTGGATGAGGAATATCAGACCTTAGTAGACGAAGTTGAACGTAAAATCATTAGGGAATTAAACAGTAAATTAGAAACATATTTTCATGAAACAGATAGTAAAGTCTCCGGTAGTGTTAAAACTGAATCCGAAACATATACTGTTAACAAAAGTGGAGTTCGTTCATGGTTAGCAAGAAAACTTTGGGGTGGTGGAACCGAAACTAAGACAAGGACATATAACACTGTCAGAGTGGGGGCTGTAAAGGGAGCAATTGAGGAACTTACTCTTAAAATCGAGCGAGAACTTGATTTACATTCAAGAGATATTCTTGCTGAGTGGAAAAAGCACCTACAGGTAGTCATTACTAAAAAACTACGTGAAAGCATAGACGATTCTTATATAGACATAAACAATATTCTCAGGGCATTAAGAAATGTTATTAATTCAGCAAAAATACCTGATTTTACATATGAAGGTTACCTTCCTGATTCTCTTTCGGACAAAAAAGAAGACAATATTAGTTCACGTGGTTTTTTAGGTTTACGTGGTTTTTCAGGTTCTTCCCACGGCAAAGTGTCAGGAACTCTTACAGGCGACAGGGCTGATGATTTCATTGATGAGGTAGGAGAATATATTTTAAAGTTTAAAAAAGAAGTTGGTAGGGATATCAAAAGTTTTGCCACAAGTCTAGATAAGAACTTTAAAAATATAAATTTCAGCAGAGAACTATTCGGCTATATAGATGATGAAATAATACAGTTGGAAGAGCAAATAAATAACAAAACAGTTACACTGGAGAATTATAGTAGAGTTACTAAAAAGTTAGGAGATGCTGTGTAA
- a CDS encoding ATP-binding protein, with amino-acid sequence MRETFKTLITDFQERKLNGIVPREYNIPVDSDKIISLIGVRRCGKTYILFDIINKLRETIQPENIIYINFEDDRLFPIVSKDLDALLEGYYEMYPAKRDELVYVFLDEVQNIPEWERYVRRIYDTLNVRIFVTGSSSKLLSKEIATSLRGRTLTYEIFPYSFADFLKAKDIKVNVNSSSSVSHIKHALNEFLTDGSFPETLSQTPDIKRRILRDYLDLIVYKDIVERYGVKNNSLLKHIIKYSFCNIGTLVSLNKLYNEFKSQGYKVGKDTVFDYYSYLEDAYAVFSTPIFRNNIREENRNPRKIYAVDNGFKGVYDAFVTNDYSKLYENAVFLHLRRQTPEVYYYSGKQEVDFYCRIDGRQLLVNVSYRIDSHSTREREINGLVEAMEYFKMKEAYLITEDREETIATGDNNIFVLPLWKWLLQYANN; translated from the coding sequence ATGAGAGAGACATTTAAAACATTAATCACGGATTTTCAGGAGAGGAAGTTAAACGGCATCGTTCCCAGAGAATATAATATTCCAGTGGATAGTGACAAGATAATATCTCTGATAGGTGTCAGGCGTTGCGGTAAGACATATATACTCTTTGACATTATCAACAAGCTCAGAGAAACCATTCAACCTGAAAATATAATCTACATAAACTTTGAAGATGACCGTCTTTTTCCGATAGTGTCAAAAGACCTTGATGCGTTGCTGGAAGGGTACTATGAAATGTATCCTGCTAAACGTGATGAACTGGTTTATGTATTCCTTGATGAAGTCCAGAACATCCCTGAATGGGAAAGATACGTCCGCAGGATATACGACACTTTAAATGTCAGAATATTTGTCACTGGCTCGTCTTCAAAGCTTCTCAGTAAAGAGATAGCAACCTCTCTGCGTGGCAGAACTCTAACTTATGAGATATTTCCTTACTCTTTTGCTGACTTCCTGAAGGCAAAAGATATAAAAGTGAATGTTAATAGTTCCTCATCTGTGAGTCATATAAAGCATGCTCTTAATGAATTTCTCACAGACGGCAGTTTCCCAGAAACCTTGTCGCAGACACCGGATATAAAGAGACGGATACTCAGGGACTATCTAGACCTTATAGTATACAAAGATATTGTCGAAAGATATGGCGTTAAAAACAACAGCCTCCTGAAGCACATAATAAAATACAGCTTCTGCAACATTGGAACTCTGGTTAGTCTCAACAAGCTATATAATGAATTTAAGTCGCAGGGCTATAAAGTCGGTAAAGATACTGTTTTCGACTATTATTCCTACCTTGAAGATGCTTATGCTGTCTTCAGTACGCCTATATTTAGAAATAACATCAGGGAAGAGAACCGCAACCCGAGAAAGATATACGCTGTAGATAATGGCTTTAAAGGCGTGTATGACGCATTTGTAACCAATGACTATAGCAAGCTTTATGAGAATGCCGTATTCCTGCATCTTAGACGGCAGACACCAGAAGTTTATTATTACAGCGGTAAGCAGGAAGTTGATTTCTATTGCCGGATAGACGGCAGACAGCTTTTGGTTAATGTCAGCTACAGAATAGACAGTCACAGCACAAGAGAACGTGAAATTAACGGTCTTGTTGAAGCTATGGAATATTTCAAAATGAAAGAAGCCTATCTGATAACTGAAGATCGTGAAGAAACTATAGCCACTGGCGATAATAATATATTCGTTTTGCCTCTTTGGAAATGGCTGCTGCAATATGCTAACAACTAA
- a CDS encoding helix-turn-helix domain-containing protein has product MKERNIVVNEIYIPEKPDFMSKKRLAKELDVSEDTIDRWVKSEFLRYNVHYFVKDRVLRFFYPEIKILLAPKALKH; this is encoded by the coding sequence ATGAAAGAGAGAAATATTGTAGTTAATGAAATCTATATCCCCGAGAAGCCAGACTTCATGAGCAAAAAACGTTTAGCAAAAGAATTGGATGTATCTGAAGACACTATTGACCGATGGGTCAAAAGCGAATTCTTGAGATATAACGTGCATTACTTTGTAAAAGATCGAGTACTTAGATTCTTTTATCCCGAAATCAAGATACTCCTTGCGCCTAAAGCACTCAAACACTAG
- a CDS encoding type II toxin-antitoxin system prevent-host-death family antitoxin, which translates to MDTIFADFSVSMSEFKKNPAEVLRNAGEKPVAVLNHNRPAFYMVTPKMFEAMLEEIADKELVNTIRTRLNNISDAVEVDIDEI; encoded by the coding sequence ATGGATACTATATTTGCAGATTTTTCTGTCAGCATGTCTGAATTTAAAAAGAATCCCGCAGAGGTACTTCGTAACGCAGGGGAAAAGCCAGTGGCAGTGCTGAATCACAACAGACCAGCATTTTATATGGTTACTCCTAAAATGTTTGAAGCCATGCTGGAAGAAATTGCAGACAAGGAACTTGTAAACACTATTCGTACTAGGCTAAATAACATATCGGATGCAGTTGAGGTTGACATTGACGAAATCTGA
- a CDS encoding type IV toxin-antitoxin system AbiEi family antitoxin domain-containing protein, with amino-acid sequence MINEIRQTIETDIFDYQILVSVLGNYSKPRDKISSLIKLGHIIPLRQGLYMFSETLRRHPVVKEVIAGMLYGPSYISSDYALSLYGLIPEKVSVVSSVTIGRSRKFDTPVGRYTYEMIPQIAYSKGMDIFETNSGCYLIATLEKALTDKIALTRGLKINNITGMYSHLIDNMRIDATEAANLDISQIDEFCAVYGIKRLQYLSTALRRIISE; translated from the coding sequence ATGATAAATGAAATCAGACAAACCATTGAGACAGATATTTTTGACTATCAGATACTGGTGAGCGTTCTTGGCAATTACTCCAAGCCGAGAGATAAAATCAGCAGTCTGATCAAGCTCGGTCACATCATACCTTTGCGACAAGGTCTATATATGTTCAGTGAGACACTACGCAGACATCCTGTAGTAAAAGAGGTTATAGCAGGGATGTTATATGGTCCCTCGTATATTTCATCAGATTATGCACTGTCGCTATATGGTCTCATACCTGAAAAAGTTTCAGTGGTTTCCTCCGTCACGATAGGTAGAAGCAGAAAATTTGATACGCCTGTCGGACGATACACTTATGAAATGATACCTCAGATCGCCTACTCCAAAGGGATGGACATTTTTGAAACAAACTCAGGTTGTTACCTGATAGCAACACTGGAAAAAGCATTAACAGACAAAATCGCTCTGACAAGAGGATTAAAAATAAACAACATAACTGGAATGTATTCTCATTTAATAGATAATATGCGCATAGATGCGACAGAAGCTGCAAATCTGGATATATCGCAGATAGATGAGTTTTGCGCAGTTTATGGAATCAAGAGGCTTCAATATCTTTCGACAGCCTTGAGGAGAATTATAAGTGAATAA
- a CDS encoding type II toxin-antitoxin system RelE family toxin, producing MTKSEKDKCYKLKFHPDALDEWNKLDGSVKELLKKALKKRLTNPHMPGSELHGDLSNCYKIKLRKQGYRLVYFVQDDDLYVVVVSVDKREDFAAYKSALSRLFSSSE from the coding sequence TTGACGAAATCTGAGAAAGATAAATGTTATAAATTAAAATTCCATCCAGATGCACTTGATGAGTGGAATAAACTCGACGGCAGCGTAAAAGAGCTATTGAAGAAAGCTTTAAAAAAACGACTTACGAATCCGCATATGCCAGGCTCTGAACTTCATGGAGATTTGAGTAACTGTTATAAAATCAAGCTCAGGAAACAGGGATATAGGCTCGTGTATTTTGTACAGGACGATGATTTGTATGTTGTAGTAGTGTCTGTAGATAAGCGTGAGGATTTCGCTGCATATAAGTCTGCACTTTCGAGATTATTTAGCAGTAGCGAATAA
- a CDS encoding tyrosine-type recombinase/integrase, with protein MGSIRRRGKKARLEIIFMFQGIRRYEQSLYYCETGKDTCKCQDCRSASALLSEIERKIAEKTFKYETYFPDSKYVRENQQLHLNSDMFFDTYAELWLSSIESSVAYSTYKTYSTAVSKLSSYFSRFKLSEIKPSHIQQYISNSELSAKTIANYLGVFHSIFESAVRDDLLSKNPCKHVKKPRVQTEKVDPFSIEEVSMILDWMRQHHPHMTIIFALGFYTGMRVGEAIALKWSDIDFKHHKIIVQRTITKNRIKESTKTADYRVIDIIPMLDEYLHFQKQYTFMKSEWVTVTSYGEPFTKTQNITEDYFKPCLKALGLRYRILNQMRHSFACMMLDAREEINWIKNMLGHSSLQMLFRKYGNRINRNDGTRKGLLFSANCDEFVTNKKAALGKPLQSNP; from the coding sequence ATGGGAAGCATTAGACGTAGAGGCAAAAAAGCCCGATTAGAAATAATTTTTATGTTTCAAGGTATAAGGCGTTACGAGCAAAGCCTTTACTATTGCGAAACTGGCAAAGATACTTGCAAATGCCAAGATTGCCGATCTGCTAGTGCTTTACTTAGTGAAATTGAACGTAAAATCGCAGAAAAGACTTTCAAATACGAAACATACTTTCCAGATTCAAAGTACGTCAGAGAAAACCAGCAACTTCATCTCAACTCTGATATGTTTTTCGATACGTATGCAGAGCTATGGTTATCCAGTATCGAAAGCTCTGTAGCATACTCGACCTACAAAACCTATAGCACTGCTGTAAGCAAACTCTCGTCTTACTTCTCCCGTTTTAAGCTAAGCGAAATCAAACCATCACACATTCAGCAATATATATCTAATTCAGAGCTTTCTGCTAAAACAATCGCCAACTATCTTGGGGTATTTCACAGTATATTCGAGTCAGCTGTCAGAGATGACTTACTATCTAAAAATCCGTGTAAACATGTTAAGAAGCCCCGAGTTCAGACAGAGAAAGTTGATCCGTTTTCAATAGAAGAAGTATCCATGATTCTCGACTGGATGAGACAGCACCATCCTCATATGACTATTATTTTTGCACTCGGTTTTTATACTGGTATGCGTGTGGGCGAGGCTATTGCTTTAAAATGGTCTGACATAGATTTCAAGCATCATAAAATCATCGTTCAACGCACAATCACTAAAAACAGAATCAAGGAGAGCACCAAAACTGCTGACTACAGAGTAATCGACATTATCCCAATGCTAGACGAGTATCTGCATTTCCAAAAACAGTACACATTTATGAAGTCTGAATGGGTAACTGTCACCAGTTACGGCGAACCATTTACTAAAACCCAAAATATTACAGAAGACTATTTCAAGCCATGTTTAAAGGCTCTAGGTCTCAGGTATAGAATCCTTAATCAGATGAGGCACTCATTCGCCTGTATGATGCTGGATGCTCGTGAGGAGATAAACTGGATAAAGAATATGCTTGGTCACTCCAGTCTGCAAATGCTGTTTAGAAAATACGGAAACAGGATAAACCGTAATGACGGAACTAGAAAAGGACTGCTTTTTTCTGCAAATTGTGACGAATTTGTGACAAATAAAAAAGCGGCTCTTGGGAAGCCGCTTCAGTCGAATCCTTAA
- a CDS encoding helix-turn-helix transcriptional regulator translates to MPRKLDPDTTPGVKLLRMFRKLMAGGRKHFQLDLAEYLNCSPQAVMRMAHEIESVVGITFESGIEDRKKWYRINSSKQNTLGLEFEELRYLSICRDLSTGLLPDKVIERIDSTILNLSVMMAEKSYSDNNSVDNKLTFFSKGRIDYAPHMENIEKLVRAIESKTVCLVQYKAPQQTGSIEHRFVPGRIVSMSNALYVLGFGLNREMTDIKHPTNFAIHRIQSITLTDRQVDIEMPEYKPEVFGLPWHEPKTFKVRFKGGKSAEYVKERIWSENQALTDTEYGGVILELTTQSEPELQAWVRSFGEDAEVI, encoded by the coding sequence ATGCCAAGAAAGCTCGATCCGGACACCACTCCGGGTGTAAAACTGTTACGTATGTTTCGTAAATTGATGGCTGGCGGAAGAAAACATTTCCAGCTTGATCTGGCGGAATATCTAAACTGCTCACCGCAGGCTGTGATGCGGATGGCTCACGAGATAGAGTCTGTAGTGGGTATCACTTTTGAATCAGGTATTGAAGACCGTAAAAAATGGTATCGTATTAATTCATCAAAACAAAACACCTTGGGGCTGGAGTTCGAAGAACTGCGCTACTTGAGTATTTGCAGGGATTTATCAACTGGACTTCTGCCTGATAAAGTAATTGAGCGTATTGACAGCACGATATTAAACCTTTCAGTTATGATGGCAGAAAAAAGCTATTCTGATAACAATTCCGTAGATAACAAGCTGACATTCTTTTCTAAGGGGCGGATAGATTATGCCCCGCATATGGAAAATATAGAAAAACTCGTACGGGCTATTGAAAGTAAAACTGTGTGCCTTGTGCAGTATAAAGCACCTCAGCAGACGGGTAGTATTGAACACCGCTTTGTACCCGGACGGATAGTCAGCATGAGCAATGCTTTATATGTTCTGGGATTTGGACTGAACCGTGAAATGACAGACATCAAACACCCTACCAATTTTGCAATTCACCGCATACAGAGTATTACCCTGACAGACAGACAGGTTGATATAGAGATGCCTGAATATAAGCCGGAGGTTTTTGGTCTGCCTTGGCATGAGCCGAAGACTTTCAAGGTTCGGTTTAAAGGCGGTAAGTCTGCGGAATATGTGAAAGAGAGGATATGGTCGGAAAATCAGGCACTGACCGATACTGAGTATGGCGGGGTTATACTTGAGCTGACAACCCAAAGCGAACCTGAGCTTCAGGCATGGGTGCGCAGCTTTGGAGAGGATGCGGAAGTAATATAA
- a CDS encoding dynamin family protein, producing the protein MLSMQAKYCDYLEKVENELKILDLHSETTQSFKFDEFKEAIINKELTIPVVGAFSAGKSSFINSFLGKDYLSVNITPETAIATELRYSADEKIEAIASSGSPTTYEITEMASVISKSEQFKFIRLYLNNANLKSIAPLILVDMPGLNSPMDLHNRAIIEYIEKGVYYLVLTSIEEGTLTRSMVRQLLDIKEFGKDFSFFLSKTNLRSEKEVEEIKQNLLEQINDYLEMSKEIVSIDDNGGDNLRKLLDKIDPDELIENIFANPLKDQFFTISDSINTAISSFSKTKNENEESLQILESSLNNLIDEKKRLIQETTDQYTNINVDLIVEKIGRKLLDNADELANKALSSDQDELKNTISEIVRHAVIYEMKKIVDNFSDEIVNKFAIKIKEINSETSDFIIPDLWVDKIADSAKKIANYTDSSIKKIIEDRKGRSDTGNMYKTITTALSILSNVLNPVLELVIVFLPNVINMLFKNSNEQRQKEAVKSKIMTEVIPGIKSNVRNNIPPVMKEQLTSIIDNIGSRFEEAITVRKEAVAEAQKKLEKENTDINAQISNYKNALSNINTLANNLIFKIEGA; encoded by the coding sequence ATGTTGTCAATGCAGGCAAAGTATTGTGATTATCTGGAGAAAGTCGAAAACGAACTGAAGATATTAGATTTACACTCAGAAACTACACAGTCCTTTAAGTTTGATGAATTTAAAGAAGCTATTATAAATAAAGAGTTAACAATACCTGTAGTGGGAGCGTTCAGCGCAGGGAAAAGCTCATTTATCAATTCATTTTTAGGAAAGGACTATTTATCAGTCAATATTACTCCTGAAACTGCCATTGCCACCGAGCTAAGATATTCTGCTGATGAAAAGATCGAAGCCATTGCATCTAGTGGCAGTCCTACAACATATGAAATTACTGAAATGGCAAGTGTTATAAGTAAGTCTGAGCAATTTAAATTTATCAGACTCTACCTAAATAACGCAAATCTGAAAAGTATAGCACCTCTTATCTTAGTTGATATGCCTGGTCTTAATTCTCCTATGGACTTACATAATCGTGCGATAATTGAATATATAGAAAAAGGAGTTTACTATCTTGTATTAACCAGTATTGAAGAAGGAACTTTAACTCGTTCAATGGTAAGGCAATTACTGGATATAAAAGAGTTTGGAAAAGATTTCTCGTTTTTTCTAAGCAAAACAAATTTGAGATCCGAAAAAGAAGTAGAAGAAATTAAACAAAATTTATTAGAACAGATAAATGATTATCTGGAAATGTCAAAAGAGATTGTTTCTATTGACGACAATGGCGGAGATAATCTGAGAAAGCTCTTAGATAAAATTGATCCGGATGAACTTATTGAAAACATCTTTGCAAATCCTCTTAAAGACCAGTTCTTTACTATCTCTGACTCTATAAATACAGCAATAAGCTCGTTTTCAAAAACAAAAAATGAAAATGAAGAAAGTCTACAAATATTGGAAAGCTCACTCAATAACCTTATTGATGAAAAAAAACGCCTAATACAGGAAACTACAGATCAATATACAAATATCAATGTTGATCTGATTGTAGAAAAAATAGGCAGAAAACTTTTAGACAATGCAGACGAATTAGCGAATAAAGCTTTGTCTAGTGATCAAGATGAGTTAAAGAACACAATATCAGAAATTGTAAGACATGCTGTAATCTATGAAATGAAAAAGATTGTTGATAACTTTAGTGATGAAATTGTTAATAAATTCGCTATTAAAATTAAGGAAATAAATAGTGAGACTTCAGACTTTATTATCCCTGATCTTTGGGTAGATAAAATTGCTGATAGTGCCAAAAAAATTGCAAACTATACGGATTCCTCAATAAAAAAAATAATAGAAGATAGAAAAGGCAGAAGTGATACTGGAAATATGTATAAAACTATCACCACAGCTTTATCAATCTTGTCGAATGTTTTAAACCCTGTGTTGGAGTTGGTTATTGTTTTCCTGCCAAACGTCATAAATATGTTGTTTAAGAATTCTAATGAGCAACGGCAAAAAGAGGCTGTAAAGAGTAAAATTATGACTGAAGTAATACCCGGCATTAAGTCTAATGTACGAAACAATATCCCACCTGTTATGAAAGAACAACTGACTAGTATAATTGATAATATCGGATCAAGGTTTGAAGAAGCAATAACTGTCAGAAAAGAGGCTGTAGCGGAAGCGCAGAAAAAACTGGAAAAGGAAAATACTGATATTAATGCCCAGATATCAAATTATAAAAATGCTTTGTCCAACATTAACACCCTTGCAAATAATCTTATTTTCAAAATAGAAGGAGCCTGA
- a CDS encoding helix-turn-helix domain-containing protein produces MEDYQEFLKRVSDNVKHMRMEHGKTTEEIAIEALGHSSTAFVNQAENLKNGKHFNLKHLYLLAKYYGCSVESFFVSD; encoded by the coding sequence ATGGAAGATTATCAGGAGTTTCTCAAACGTGTTTCAGACAATGTGAAGCACATGCGTATGGAGCACGGCAAAACCACAGAAGAAATTGCCATCGAAGCTCTTGGTCACAGCTCCACCGCCTTTGTAAATCAGGCTGAAAACCTCAAAAACGGAAAACACTTCAATCTGAAGCACCTGTATCTGCTTGCAAAATACTATGGGTGTAGTGTCGAATCATTTTTTGTATCGGACTAA
- a CDS encoding nucleotidyl transferase AbiEii/AbiGii toxin family protein, which yields MNKAIEKMLNKYQCVTTDDHIQALREIMQEIALLGLYRGKFFEHAAFYGGTALRIFYGLDRFSEDLDFSLLNPDDNFELKKYSTFLEKELSSYGFKVSVELKEKIVDTAVKSAFLKADTAGELITIEASEDIVRSIPSGQRIKIKIEVDTDPPGKFNTETKYLLQPTPFSVKTFDLPSLFAGKMHALLFRRWKNRVKGRDWYDFVWYVSNHPNINLTHLKARMVQTGDWTKDKSFHIEDLKNIFYEKLNETDIEQAKKDATPFLNNPEALEIWSPDFFRSIVDNIVDCT from the coding sequence GTGAATAAAGCTATAGAAAAGATGCTGAATAAATATCAATGCGTTACCACAGATGACCATATACAGGCACTCCGTGAGATAATGCAGGAGATCGCACTTTTAGGCCTTTACCGTGGTAAGTTTTTTGAACATGCTGCATTTTATGGAGGTACAGCTCTTCGTATATTTTATGGGTTAGATAGATTCTCCGAAGACCTAGATTTCTCACTATTAAACCCTGATGATAACTTTGAACTGAAAAAATACAGTACCTTTCTTGAGAAAGAACTTTCATCATACGGCTTCAAAGTCTCTGTAGAGTTAAAAGAAAAGATTGTAGATACTGCTGTAAAATCTGCTTTTCTAAAGGCCGATACGGCAGGAGAGCTTATCACTATAGAAGCCTCTGAAGATATTGTTAGAAGTATCCCATCAGGCCAGAGAATAAAGATAAAAATAGAAGTCGATACCGACCCGCCAGGTAAATTTAACACCGAGACAAAATACCTGCTCCAGCCGACACCATTCAGTGTTAAAACTTTTGACCTACCTTCTCTCTTTGCTGGCAAAATGCATGCATTGCTTTTTCGCAGATGGAAAAACAGAGTCAAGGGGAGAGATTGGTATGACTTTGTGTGGTATGTATCAAATCACCCTAATATTAATTTGACTCATCTGAAAGCTAGAATGGTGCAGACAGGTGACTGGACTAAAGATAAAAGTTTCCATATCGAAGATTTAAAAAATATCTTTTATGAGAAGCTTAATGAAACAGATATTGAGCAGGCCAAAAAAGATGCCACACCTTTCCTTAATAACCCTGAAGCACTGGAAATATGGTCTCCTGACTTTTTCAGAAGTATAGTCGACAATATTGTGGATTGCACATAG